The genomic region ACTAACCCTGTTCCAACTAACGCGGCCTGCCAGCGTCTTACGCGCTCTGACCGTCTTTTTTTGCGGAACCAGCCCTACACACCCAAACAAACTTGCCCGCACCGCCAAAAGAGGTTCGCTATGACAAAGGTTGAGGAACTGCCCCGCACCGAGACCACTAGATATTGTAGTAACATTCTCAGCCCCCACAACCTGACGTAGGGACACATATTTGGTCAATCGGTTTTTTTGTGAATTTTCAAAATTTTCAGTCTTGAAATCTGCCCAAACTGCAAAACCACAAGAGGCGCTGTGATTCATCAAATCCCCTACAACGGGCTCAATTTGTGAAAGAATTGTTACAGCACGACAGGTTAGACCATGAAACGAAAGCCATGGATCAGGCCGCGCGCATCGTGGCGTGGTCTGTAAATAAAAACCTTGGCCTCAAGATCTGCCTACAAAATATAGTATGTCTTTTAGAGGTAAATTCACGCCAAACGCAAACCACGCCCCATCTCAGGCTCAAATGACGATCTGCTTTTGTGGAAGTGGTCGGGGCGATAGGATTCGAACCTACGACCTACGGTACCCAAAACCGCCGCGCTACCAGGCTGCGCCACGCCCCGACTGCGTGCCTCTTAGCGCCTCTTTTCACGGATGAAAAGAGCACTCATGCACTTCTATTGAACTTCACAGGGCCACAAAGCGCCCTGTTGTGGCATTTGCGGGTGGCGGATCACCGCACCGACCTGCAAATTCAGCATTTCTGACATGCCACCATTGATTTCAAGCACTGCGAGAATCTCATCACCGCCACGGATGGGCGTGCGATCAAGGGGAATCGCGTTTTCATGGATGTGAACCACCTGCCCGCGCGAATCGATGAACAACATATCGAGAGGGATCAGGGTGTTTTCCATCCAAAAGCTGGCGGGCTGCGGACGCTCGTAGATGAACAACATCCCCGCCATACGCGGCATTGCGGGGCGATTCATCAAACCGACTGCGCGCTCTTGCGGCTCGTCTGCGATTTCCACTGTAAAGCGTGCCGTCCCGAAATCACCTTTGATCTCGACCCGTTCGGGGCGGCAAGCTGCCTGCGCAGACATCGCAGTGAACGCCAACCCAAGGGCCGCCGCCGTGTTAATCCAAATTCTCGTGCTGCACATAATCCCACGCGCGCACCTCTGCGGCCATCTTACCGCGCGGGCCATCGACAATGCGAACGGCAAGCGCCTCGCCCGGCTGCAAATCGGCAAAGCCAAAGCGGCGCAAAATCTCGACATGGATAAATATGTCATCGGCAATGCCAAATTCATTCGCAAAGCCAAACCCCTTTGCCTTGTCAAACCATTTCACCCGCGCCGCAACGAAAGGTGCATCTGTCTGCGGTATATCAATACGCGGGTGAAAATCCACCTCTTGCTCGCTTGGCGGTGTTAATGACAACACCTCCTGCGCTTGCGCACCGCGGTCTGTGTAATTCACGACCACCTCGACATATGCATTTTCAGCAATCGAGCTTTGGCCAAAATTTCTCAATACATTCGCGTGCAATAAAATGTCTGGGCCACCGTCATCGGCAAGGATAAATCCATACCCTTTGGTGGCATCAAACCATTTCACTTTGCCACGAACCGCCACCCCCATGTAGCGATCGACTTCCGTCATTGTGGTGCATCCTATGTCTTCGGGCCTAAGCCCATCCGTCCCTGCCTAAGGGTTTGGCCCGAAGCGAATATATCTGCAAGAAGAAATTAAAATTTATGTCGAAAAAAGATAATTATTGGTGATTTATGCAAAATCACCACCTAAAAATAATCAAATTAAGCATTTTCTGATGGCGCAGTTGATGCGTTTCTCAACAAGAAACGTCCCGCCCTCGCGCAATTTAAGGGTTTAACCGCTGCACGGTCCAATTCGATGCATCTGCCCCGAGATCACGCGTCCACCGAAACCGATCATGCAGACGAAATGCACCATCGGCCCAAAATTCAATTTCCACAGGTGTGATGCGAAATCCGCCCCAAAATGGGGGGCGCGGTGGGTTTGGGCCTTTCTCAACGGTGATTTTAGCAACATCCGCCATCAATGAGGCGCGACTGTCCAAGGGTTGTGATTGACGCGAGGCCCATGCCCCAAGCCTACTTTTCAGAGAGCGTGAGGCGAAATAATCATCCGCCTGCGCCCCATCCTCACGGGTCACCATGCCCCGCACCCGAATCTGACGGCGCAAGGATTTCCAATGCAGCACAAAGGCCGCCTTGCCACTCGCGCTGATCTCTTGGCCCTTTTTACTGTCGTAATTGGTGAAAAAAACAAAAGCGTCATCTTCAATTTGACGCAGCAAAACCATGCGCACATTGGGCAGGCCATGCGCGTCAACCGTGGCCAAAGCAATCGCATCAGGATCGTTGAGTTCGCTTTTCTCAGCCTCCTTCATCCATGCGCGCGCAATGGCGAATGGATCATCCCCTGCAAAAATTCCTGTGCGATCGGTCATGCTATGCCTCATTTATTATTGCGGCATTTCTGCCGCGTCTCAACCTAGAGCGCACACGCCCCCCCTTCAAGGCTGACGGGACATCTTGAAGCTGTGACCCCAAAGGTCTAAACCCTTCCTAACCCAACAATAGCGACAAGGATTGAGGGCGGCATGGGGATTATGACTGGCAAGCGCGGGCTGATTATGGGCCTTGCAAATGACAAATCCATCGCGTGGGGGATTGCAAAAGCCCTTGCAGAGCATGGCGCCGAATTGGCGTTTTCATATCAAGGCGAACAACTGCTCAAGCGGGTGCAACCATTGGCGGCGGAACTGGGTTCCGATGTGGTGCTGCCTTGCGATGTGACCGATAATTACAGCCTAGACGCGGTTTTTGAGTCTCTCAAAGACAAATGGGGCAGTCTCGATTTCATCGTTCACGCTATTGGATTTTCCGACAAAAACGAATTGCGTGGCCGCTATGTGGACACAAGCGCCGCGAATTTCGAAATGACGATGAATATATCGGTCTATTCTTTCACCGCTGTGATGCAGCGCGCCGAAAAGCTTATGACCAATGGCGGCTCGGCGCTGACGCTGACCTATTATGGCGCGGAACAGGTGATGCCGCATTACAACGTCATGGGGGTCGCGAAAGCCGCGCTTGAAGCGTCCGTGATGTATCTGGCCGAAGATCTGGGCAAACAGAATATCCGCGTGAATGCTATTTCCGCGGGGCCGATCAAAACCTTGGCCGCCTCGGGCATTGGCGATTTCCGCTATATCCTCAAATGGAACGAGCTGAATTCGCCGCTGCGCCGCAATGTCTCCATCGAGGATGTGGGCAAATCCGCGCTTTATCTGCTGTCTGATCTCGCCTCTGGTGTGACGGGCGAGAATTTGCACGTGGATGCAGGATATCACGTGGTGGGCATGAAAGCGGTGGATGCGCCTGATATTGATGTCGTGACGGGGCGCAAGGACTAGGGGCGCCATGACAGTCGCGGCATTTCTCGCGATTTATTTGGTGCATCTGGCCGCCGCCATGAGCCCCGGCCCCACAACACTTTTGGCGGCCCGCAGCGCGGCGCGCGATGGGTTTGATCGCGCAATTTTCCTCGCCATTGGTTTTGGCGTTGGGGCCTGCTTGTGGGCCGTAGCCGCGATTTTTGGCCTTGCGATTCTGTTCGAACACGCCCCTGCCGTGCTTTTGGGGTTAAAACTGGTTGGGGCGGGATATCTCTTTTACTTGGCTCTCAAGGTATGGCGCAGCGCCGCCCTGCCCTTTGAGGTCACGCCAATCCCCGCGGATGAGGCCCCAAAATCGGCGGCGAAATTGATCTGGTTTGGCATTGCGACACAGCTTGCCAATCCCAAGCCCGCCGTGTTTTTCGGCACGATCTTCCTCACCTTCCTGCCCGCCAATCCAGTTCACTGGGTCTATGCGGTGGTGTTGGGCATGATCTTTGTAAATGACGCAGGCTGGAACCTGATTGTGGCGCGTATTTTCTCGCTATCGGGGCCACGGCGTGCCTATTTGGGTTTCAAACCCGTGATTGAGCGTATATTTGGCGGGCTTCTGGCACTTATGGGTGCCAAGCTTGCCCTTGGTTGATCAAAGGAGAAACAGTGCCATGGATCGTTTGCCGCATGAGAAAGGCTTTCATGTCTCGTGGGATCAATTGCACCGCGATGCGCGCGCGCTTGCGTGGCGCTTGGACAAACGCGGGCCAGGGCCTGATGGGTCGTGGCGGGCGGTGGTTGCCATCACACGCGGCGGCATGGCCCCTGCAATGATTGTGGCGCGCGAATTGGATATTCGCACAGTGGATACGATCAGCGTCAAATCCTACCATTCTGGCGGCGGCAAGGCCGATCAGCGCCGCGAGGCAGAGGTGCTCAAAAGCCCAGATGTCGACATGATGGGGGATGGTGAGGGCGTCCTGATCGTGGATGATTTGGTCGATACAGGAAAAACCCTTGAACTGGTGCGCAAACTTTACCCCAAGGCGCATTTTGCTACGACCTATGCCAAACCCAAGGGCGAGCCTATGGTCGACACATTCATCACAGGTGTCAGCCAAGATACATGGATTTTCTTTCCATGGGATATGGCCCTGCAATATGTCGAGCCTTATCGCGGCAAGGATTAATCGCGCGCGCCAAGCGCCTCATTTAAAAGTGTTTTAACGGCATCAGGCGGCACATCTGAGGTCACAAAGGATGTGCCAATGCCGCGCATCAAGATAAAGCGCAGCTGCCCTTCAAGCACCTTTTTATCTTGCGCCATCAGCGCAAGCAGCGCGTCTGCATCGGGCAAATCGCCCTCAATATCCGCCAAATCGCGCTTCATGCCCATCTCGGCCAGATGCGCGCGGATGCGGGATGGTTCTTCCTGTGGGCACAACCCCAAGCGCGCCGATAATTCCGCCGCCAAAGCGCACCCAATCGCCACCCCCTCGCCATGCAACAGGCGATCAGAATATCCCGTGGCTGCCTCAAGCGCATGGCAGAAGGTATGGCCCAAATTTAGAAGTGCGCGATCCCCCTGCTCTGTCTCATCGCGGGCCACGATATCGGCCTTCATCTGAACTGACCAACGCACCGCCTCTTCGCGCAAGGCCAAATCACCTGCGGCCATGGCGGGGGCGTTTTCCTCAAGCCAGTCGAAAAACGCGGCATCGCCAAGCAAGCCGTATTTCACCACTTCGCCATAACCCGCCAAAAAGTCACGCGGGGCCAAAGTGGACAAAAGATCAATATCTGCCAAAACAAGGCTAGGTTGATGAAAGGCACCAACGAGGTTTTTGCCGTGCCGCGTGTTGATGCCCGTTTTGCCACCAACCGAACTGTCGACCTGCGCCAGAAGCGAGCTTGGCATCTGAACGAAGCGCACGCCACGGCGCAGGATTGCAGCGGCAAAACCAACCAGATCCCCGATCACACCGCCGCCAAGTGCGATCACGATATCGCCCCGTTCAACCTTTTCATCGAGCAGCCATTCAACGGTCTGCGTCAGATATTGCCATGATTTTGTGCCCTCGCCCGCAGGCAAAGTCAGCGCGCGTGCGGCAATCCCGCCTGCGCTCAAGGCCGCCTCAAGATGGGCCAAATGCAAGGGTGCCACCCGATCTTCGGTCACGATCCAAACTTTTGGACGCCGCAACAAAGGCGCAAGATGGGTTGCCGCCTGCGCAATCAGACCAGAGCCAATTACCACATCATAGCTGCGACTGTCCAGATTTACCCGCACTGTGGATGTCATGTTGCGACCTCCGACAAGACATTATGAGCGTGAAGCAAACGCAGCACATGATCGGTCGTATCCTCAATCGACCAATCATGCGCGATTTCAAGGCGCAATTCAGCCTGCTCATAGGCAGGGCGGCGCGCCACCATCAAAGCCTCAAGCTTGCCGCGCGGATCAGGCCCATGGAGCAGCGGCCGCGTGGTTTTGTGGCGCACCCGCGACCACAAAAGCTCAATATCGGCATCCAACCACAAGACCGCCGCTTGCGCTGAAATCAAATCGCGGTTTTCAGGCGACAGCCACGCCCCCCCGCCAGTAGACAGAACTGCAGGCGCGCCCGTCAGTAGCCGTGCGATGACTTTGCTTTCGCGGTCACGGAAAAACGGCTCGCCGAAGCGTTCGAAAATCTCGGCGATGCTCATCTGTGCGCTTTCGACAATTTCGGTATCAGAATCGCGCAACTCGACCCCAAGGCGTGCGGACAAGGCCCGCCCGACAGCGGTTTTGCCCGAGCCTGGCATCCCGACCAAAACCACGGTTTTGTGCAAATTATAGGCGGTTTCAGCCCGTGTTTGCCCGTTCACCCTGTGCATCCTTTATGCATTTGCGAAGATTTTGCAAAATTCCCCCAAGAAATTCTGCGCGAACTCCCCTATATTGGCGCAAGATCGTCTATTATTCCACGCAATACGCGTTGAGGGACAGACACGCAAGCAAGCAACCGCGCGAGAATAAGCGCAGAAGGCAGAGGCACGAGAAATATGGTTAAGCTGTTCATGGGATTGGTGATTTTAATCCTGCTCACTGCTGTTGGCCTGTTGGGATATGGCTATTCGGGCCTTATGAAACCCGAGACAGTAGAATTGCGCGACACAATCTCGATCCCGCTTGAGTAACAGATCATGCGCAGGCTGAGGGGCGGAACATTTTGGGGGCTTGTGGCAGGTCTGATTTGGCTTTTGCCTGCGCTGCCACTGGCGGCACAAACGCCGCAAATGTCGCCGCAGGATATTGCGCCCACTTGGCTTTCCGACACGATTGCGCCGCGCAGCCCCGATGTTGCCGCAGAAATTGTCACCGAAGATATCCGCGTGATGCCGATAGGGCCGATCACGCGCAACGCCGTGGGACTTTTGCCTGCGCGGGTTACGGGCTTTCCCAGTGGGCTTTGGGGCCAATCTGACAGTGCCGAGCTTGCAGGCCTGTTTCGCCGCCTGCCGATGACAGGGCCGCCCGCCATTTTGGATTTAACCGAACGTTTGGCCCTGTCCGAGCTTGATCCCCCTCTTGGGGGCACTGATGCGGCGGCGGATGATCTGTTTTTGGCGCGGATTGACATGCTCTTGACGCGCGGCGCGCTTGAGCCTGCCCGTGCATTGATCGAACGCGCAGGGGTAGAAGACGGCGAGGTATTTCGGCGCTGGTTCGATGTCTCGCTTCTTTTGGGGCAGGCAGATCGTGCCTGTGCCGCGATGCGCGCAAGCCCTGATATCGCACCGACATATCCCGCACGGATTTTTTGCTTGGCCCGTTCAGGCGATTGGTCAGCGGCGGCGCTCTCAATGGGCACAGGCGTTGCCTTGGGGTTCATCACCGAAGATGAGGCGGATTTGATCGCGCGCTTCCTTGATCCCGAGCTATTCGAGGGGGAGCCGCCCTTGCCCCTAGACCCCGATATAACACCGCTGCGCTATGTGATGCGCGCGGCCATTGCAGAGCGCCCCTCCTCGCTTGGGCTGCCTTTGGCCTTTGCCCATGCCGACCTCGCCCCGCAGGCGGGGTGGCGCGCACAGCTTGATGCCGCAGAACGCCTGTTGCGCGCAGGCGCGATTGAGCCAAGCCAATGGTTGGCCATTGCCACCTCGCGCCGCCCCTCCGCCTCGGGCGGGATATGGGAGCGCGTTGCAGCCGTTCAGGAATTTGATGCAAGTCTCCTTGCGGGTGATGTGGCGGGCATTGCCCGCAGCCTTGCGCGCGTGGTGGATGCCCTTGGCCCCACAGGTCTTTTGCCCGCTTTCGCGCAGCTTTACGCCGACCCGCTTGGCCGCCAACCTTTGGTGGGTGAGGCGGCGATCCTCGCCCGCAAAATCGAACTCCTCTCCCGCAATTACGAAAGCCTTGCCCTGCGTGCGGTGCCGCAATCCGCAGATGAGGCGGTGGCCTTTGCCTTGGCGCGCGGGCAGATGCCCAATTTGCCCGCAACGGCAAGCCCACGGGTTATGGCCCTTGCGGCGGGATTTGACGAAATTGCGCTGCCTGACCGCTATGCGCCCCTGATTACAGGCAATCGCGCGGGAGAGGCGCTTTTGCTCGCAGCCCTCACCCTATCAGGGGATGGTGCAGATTTAGACGATCTCTCGGATGCCTTGCGGGTCTTGCGCTATTTGGGTCTAGAAGACAGCGCGCGGCGCGCGGCACTTCAGCTATATCTCCTGCCCGATAGAAACGGATAAGAGCGCCCGATCATGACAGATCAAAGATTGATCACCCAATTCCTTGAGGCGCAAGCAGCCGAGTTGAACGCAGCGCAAAACACGCTCTTGGCTTACGCCCGTGATTTGGACGATGCGCGGGCATTTTTCACCGATCACGGCGCAGATTTCCTCAGCGTCACGCGAGATGGGATCGAAACCTATCTTGCCGATCTAGAGGTTCGGGGGCTGTCACGCGCCACGCGCGCGCGGCGCTTATCTGCGCTGAAACAAATGTGTCGATTTCTGTTTGAGGAAGGCCTGCGTAACGATAACCCAAGCCTCAAAATCAAGGGGCCCACGCGCGAGAAATCTTTGCCCAAAACCCTCAGCCATGAGGCCGTGGATCAGCTTTTGGCACAGGCTGAAATCCATGGGCGCAGTGCCGATGATCGGTTGCGCAACCATTGCATGATGCAAATTTTATACGCGACAGGGATGCGCGTAAGCGAGCTTGTCACCCTGCCCGTGGCCGCCGTGCGGGGTGACCCCAAGCTGATCTTAATCAAGGGCAAAGGCGGCAAGGAACGCATGCTGCCACTGACGCAATCCGCGCGTTTGGCGTTGCAATCTTGGCTTACCCGCCGCGATGCATTGGAAGAGCTTGCAACACGCGAGGGGGGGGCAAAACCCTCGCGCTACCTGTTCCCCAGCCGCAGCAAAGAAGGCCACATGACGCGGGTTCGGTTTTACACGCTGATCAAGGAAATTGCCCGTGATGCAGGCGTGCCACCGCTATCGGTCACCCCGCATCGTATGCGCCATGCCTTTGCCACCCATCTTTTGGCCGGTGGCGCAGATTTACGCAGCATTCAGGCCCTTTTGGGTCACGCGGATATCGCAACGACCGAAATCTATACCCATATCCTAGATGAGCGGTTAAAAGCCCTCGTGCTCGAACATCACCCTTTGGCGGATCAGACATCTGCCTCGACTGAAAATTGATAGGCCCCATGACTGAAACGATTTCGTTTGATTCTGCCCTTTGGATAAGCGCCGCCTCGATTATGGGGCTTTTGGTGCTGTCCGCGTTTTTCTCAGGTTCTGAAACGGCATTGACCGCTGCCTCGCGCGGGAAATTGCGCGCACAGGCGGATCGGGGCTCAAAGGGGGCTGAGCGCGCCTTGCGCATGACCGAAGACAGCGAGCGGCTGATCGGATCGGTTCTATTGGGCAATAATGTGGTCAATATCTTGGCTGCTTCTTTGGCGACCGCCCTATTCACGCGCCTGTTTGGGGAATCGGGCGTGGCGCTTGCCACGCTTGTCATGACCCTATTGGTTTTGATCTTTGCCGAAGTGCTGCCCAAAACCTATGCCATCACCAATGCCGAAAAGACCGCCGCCCGCGTCTCGCCCGTGATTGCGGTGGTGATTTTCTTGTTTTCGCCGATTGTGGGCGCGGTGCGAATTTTGGTGCGCGGGGTCTTACGCCTCTTTGGCGTGCAAACCGACCCTGACAGTAAAATCCTGTCCGCGCGCGAGGAAATCGCAGGGGCGATCACGCTGGGCCATTCCGAAGGGGCGGTGGAAAAAGAACATCGCGACCGCTTGCTTGGCGCGCTGGATTTGCACGAGCGGATGGTTGAGGAAATCATGTTGCATCGCTCGAAGATCGAAATGATCAATGCTGATGCCACGCCTGAGGAAATCTTGAGCCAAGCATTGCAATCCCCCCATACCCGCCTGCCCGTCTATCGCGGCGAGACAGAAAATATAATTGGCGTGATCCATGCAAAGGATTTGCTGCGCGCCATGGATGGTCTGACGCGCGGTGAAAACGCGAAGGGGATCGAAAATTTCCGTATCACCGATGTGGCCATGAAACCCTATTTCGTGCCTGACACCACCACATTGGACGAACAGATGCGCCAATTCCTGCGCCGCAAAACGCATTTCGCGTTGGTGGTGGACGAATACGGCGCTTTGCGCGGCTTGATCACGCTTGAAGATATCCTTGAGGAGATTGTGGGCGAAATCACCGATGAATTTGATGTGGATGAAGCGCCGCAGTTGAAACCTGGCCCCGATGGGCATTTCTTGATTGATGGGGCAATGACCATTCGTGATTTCAACCGCGCCACAGATTGGAGCCTTCCCGATGAAGAGGCCAACACTGTGGCAGGGTTGGTGATCCACGAGGCGCAAACAATTCCTGTCATCGGTCAGGCATTTTCCTTTCATGGCTTCCGCTTTGAGGTGG from Rhodobacterales bacterium HKCCA1288 harbors:
- a CDS encoding DUF192 domain-containing protein, whose translation is MCSTRIWINTAAALGLAFTAMSAQAACRPERVEIKGDFGTARFTVEIADEPQERAVGLMNRPAMPRMAGMLFIYERPQPASFWMENTLIPLDMLFIDSRGQVVHIHENAIPLDRTPIRGGDEILAVLEINGGMSEMLNLQVGAVIRHPQMPQQGALWPCEVQ
- a CDS encoding CspA family cold shock protein, translated to MTEVDRYMGVAVRGKVKWFDATKGYGFILADDGGPDILLHANVLRNFGQSSIAENAYVEVVVNYTDRGAQAQEVLSLTPPSEQEVDFHPRIDIPQTDAPFVAARVKWFDKAKGFGFANEFGIADDIFIHVEILRRFGFADLQPGEALAVRIVDGPRGKMAAEVRAWDYVQHENLD
- the pdxH gene encoding pyridoxamine 5'-phosphate oxidase, with the protein product MTDRTGIFAGDDPFAIARAWMKEAEKSELNDPDAIALATVDAHGLPNVRMVLLRQIEDDAFVFFTNYDSKKGQEISASGKAAFVLHWKSLRRQIRVRGMVTREDGAQADDYFASRSLKSRLGAWASRQSQPLDSRASLMADVAKITVEKGPNPPRPPFWGGFRITPVEIEFWADGAFRLHDRFRWTRDLGADASNWTVQRLNP
- the fabI gene encoding enoyl-ACP reductase FabI; this encodes MGIMTGKRGLIMGLANDKSIAWGIAKALAEHGAELAFSYQGEQLLKRVQPLAAELGSDVVLPCDVTDNYSLDAVFESLKDKWGSLDFIVHAIGFSDKNELRGRYVDTSAANFEMTMNISVYSFTAVMQRAEKLMTNGGSALTLTYYGAEQVMPHYNVMGVAKAALEASVMYLAEDLGKQNIRVNAISAGPIKTLAASGIGDFRYILKWNELNSPLRRNVSIEDVGKSALYLLSDLASGVTGENLHVDAGYHVVGMKAVDAPDIDVVTGRKD
- a CDS encoding LysE family translocator, yielding MTVAAFLAIYLVHLAAAMSPGPTTLLAARSAARDGFDRAIFLAIGFGVGACLWAVAAIFGLAILFEHAPAVLLGLKLVGAGYLFYLALKVWRSAALPFEVTPIPADEAPKSAAKLIWFGIATQLANPKPAVFFGTIFLTFLPANPVHWVYAVVLGMIFVNDAGWNLIVARIFSLSGPRRAYLGFKPVIERIFGGLLALMGAKLALG
- the gpt gene encoding xanthine phosphoribosyltransferase; the protein is MDRLPHEKGFHVSWDQLHRDARALAWRLDKRGPGPDGSWRAVVAITRGGMAPAMIVARELDIRTVDTISVKSYHSGGGKADQRREAEVLKSPDVDMMGDGEGVLIVDDLVDTGKTLELVRKLYPKAHFATTYAKPKGEPMVDTFITGVSQDTWIFFPWDMALQYVEPYRGKD
- a CDS encoding 3-dehydroquinate synthase translates to MTSTVRVNLDSRSYDVVIGSGLIAQAATHLAPLLRRPKVWIVTEDRVAPLHLAHLEAALSAGGIAARALTLPAGEGTKSWQYLTQTVEWLLDEKVERGDIVIALGGGVIGDLVGFAAAILRRGVRFVQMPSSLLAQVDSSVGGKTGINTRHGKNLVGAFHQPSLVLADIDLLSTLAPRDFLAGYGEVVKYGLLGDAAFFDWLEENAPAMAAGDLALREEAVRWSVQMKADIVARDETEQGDRALLNLGHTFCHALEAATGYSDRLLHGEGVAIGCALAAELSARLGLCPQEEPSRIRAHLAEMGMKRDLADIEGDLPDADALLALMAQDKKVLEGQLRFILMRGIGTSFVTSDVPPDAVKTLLNEALGARD
- a CDS encoding shikimate kinase; amino-acid sequence: MHRVNGQTRAETAYNLHKTVVLVGMPGSGKTAVGRALSARLGVELRDSDTEIVESAQMSIAEIFERFGEPFFRDRESKVIARLLTGAPAVLSTGGGAWLSPENRDLISAQAAVLWLDADIELLWSRVRHKTTRPLLHGPDPRGKLEALMVARRPAYEQAELRLEIAHDWSIEDTTDHVLRLLHAHNVLSEVAT
- a CDS encoding tyrosine recombinase, which translates into the protein MTDQRLITQFLEAQAAELNAAQNTLLAYARDLDDARAFFTDHGADFLSVTRDGIETYLADLEVRGLSRATRARRLSALKQMCRFLFEEGLRNDNPSLKIKGPTREKSLPKTLSHEAVDQLLAQAEIHGRSADDRLRNHCMMQILYATGMRVSELVTLPVAAVRGDPKLILIKGKGGKERMLPLTQSARLALQSWLTRRDALEELATREGGAKPSRYLFPSRSKEGHMTRVRFYTLIKEIARDAGVPPLSVTPHRMRHAFATHLLAGGADLRSIQALLGHADIATTEIYTHILDERLKALVLEHHPLADQTSASTEN
- a CDS encoding HlyC/CorC family transporter: MTETISFDSALWISAASIMGLLVLSAFFSGSETALTAASRGKLRAQADRGSKGAERALRMTEDSERLIGSVLLGNNVVNILAASLATALFTRLFGESGVALATLVMTLLVLIFAEVLPKTYAITNAEKTAARVSPVIAVVIFLFSPIVGAVRILVRGVLRLFGVQTDPDSKILSAREEIAGAITLGHSEGAVEKEHRDRLLGALDLHERMVEEIMLHRSKIEMINADATPEEILSQALQSPHTRLPVYRGETENIIGVIHAKDLLRAMDGLTRGENAKGIENFRITDVAMKPYFVPDTTTLDEQMRQFLRRKTHFALVVDEYGALRGLITLEDILEEIVGEITDEFDVDEAPQLKPGPDGHFLIDGAMTIRDFNRATDWSLPDEEANTVAGLVIHEAQTIPVIGQAFSFHGFRFEVVARENNRLTQIKIRKLG